The segment TCAACCCCAAGATGGGTTTGGGCCAATTGCTCTGTGGTCATCGAGCCGGTATCGCGCAGCAGGGCGATGTAACGATCCTTGAAACTTGGCCCTTCGGCCAGGGCCTGGGCGTAAACGCCGTTGCTGAAGAGATAACCAAAGGTGTAGGGGAAATTGTAGAAGGGCGCATCGGTAAAGTAAAAGTGCAATTTTGAGGCCCAGAAGAGGGGGTGATAATCGGCCAGGCCGTCTTTGAAGGCGGTCTTTTGCGCCGAGAGCATCAGGGCGGACAGTTCGTCTACGCTGAGGGCTTTTTGGGCGCGCTGCTCAAAAAAGGCGGTTTCAAAAATAAAGCGGGCGCGAATGTTCATCAGAAAGCCGGCGGCGTCGTTGAGTTTGGCCGCCAGCAGGCTCAAACGTTCTTGGTCATTGGTCGCCGCCTTGAGGCTGGCGTCGTTGATCACCGACTCGTTGAAGGTGCTGGCGGTTTCGGCCACGCTCATGGTGTAGCGGCGCGCGCCGTAGGGCAGGTCGCGCATAACCCAACTATGATAGCCGTGGCCCAACTCGTGGGCCAGGGTGCGGATGCCGTTGAAGCTGCCGTTGAAGGTCATAAAAACGCGGGATTGGCTGATCAGGGGAAAGCCGGTGCAAAAGGCGCCGGCTCGTTTGCCGGGACGGTTTTCAGCCTCGATCCAGCGCTGGTCAATGGCCATGCGGCAATAGTCGGCGATGTGGGGGTTGAAGGGGCGGATGTTGTCCACTACAAAATCGGCGGCTTCGGGGTAGGTGAAGGTTTGGGTGGTTTTGCCAACCGGGGCGTAAACGTCGTACCAGCTTAAGCGCTCCAGGCCCAAAATTTTGGCTTTGGCGGCAAAGTAGTCAAGCAGTTTGCTGTTTTTGGTTTCAATTACATGCCACATGGCCTCCAGCGTGGCCAGGGTGAAACGGTTGTCGAGCAGGGGTTCTTTGAGTACCGAGTCCCAGCCGCGGTGTTTGTAGAGCGACAACCGAAACCCGGCCTGATTGTTAAGGGCCTGGGCGCAGATTTTGGAGACCTTGCGCCAGGTGGATTCATATACGGTAAAGGCCTGGCGGCGGGTTTCGCGGTCGGGGTCGTCTTCGTACTTGTTTTGCAGTTGGCCCAAAGAGAGGGGCCGGCCCTGGAACTCCACTTCTTCGTCGCCGCTGACAATGCCGTAGAGCCGGTCCCAGGCGTGGTAGCCGTTGGTAGCCAGGTCGTTGGCCAGGCTTTCCAGAGCAGGAGACATTTTCTGGCGGGCCAGGTCGCGTTGCTCGTTGAGGTGAAAGGCCACCGCCCGGA is part of the Anaerolineae bacterium genome and harbors:
- a CDS encoding M3 family oligoendopeptidase, which translates into the protein MTIPATWDLESIFAGGSQSPTLAEFLEALTRDLSDFDGSNLPTPLTKAGQPRWVEKIETLYQLGARLHQAASFIECLISQDVKDDKAIQEMARVDRLSASLGNHWTQLSARFAQEDDAAWQDLLAATSLRAVAFHLNEQRDLARQKMSPALESLANDLATNGYHAWDRLYGIVSGDEEVEFQGRPLSLGQLQNKYEDDPDRETRRQAFTVYESTWRKVSKICAQALNNQAGFRLSLYKHRGWDSVLKEPLLDNRFTLATLEAMWHVIETKNSKLLDYFAAKAKILGLERLSWYDVYAPVGKTTQTFTYPEAADFVVDNIRPFNPHIADYCRMAIDQRWIEAENRPGKRAGAFCTGFPLISQSRVFMTFNGSFNGIRTLAHELGHGYHSWVMRDLPYGARRYTMSVAETASTFNESVINDASLKAATNDQERLSLLAAKLNDAAGFLMNIRARFIFETAFFEQRAQKALSVDELSALMLSAQKTAFKDGLADYHPLFWASKLHFYFTDAPFYNFPYTFGYLFSNGVYAQALAEGPSFKDRYIALLRDTGSMTTEQLAQTHLGVDLTQPEFWETAVDRVLADVAEFVSLVG